The genomic region GTTCTAAACCTTGGCAGCAAGCGCGAGATCGCAAAGCTGGTAGCGCAACATATCCCCGAAGGCGCGTCTCTGTTTATCAATATCGGAACAACCAACGAAGAAGTCGCACATGCGCTTCTGGGCCATAAAAGTCTTAAGATCATTACCAATAACCTGCATGTTGCAGAAATCTGTGCTGCCAATCAGGGATTTGAAGTGATTATTGCCGGTGGCGTTGTGCGACAGCGCGATTTCGGTGTCATCGGCGAGGCCACCATTGATTTCATCAACCAGTTCAAGGTTGATTACGCGATTGTCGGGATATCCGGCGTCGATGAGGATGGCAGCCTGATGGATTTCGATTATCGTGAAGTGCGCGTCGCGCGGGCGATTATTTCCAACGCCCGCCAAACATTCCTGTGCACGGATGCATCGAAGTTTGGTCGTCGTGCGATGGTGCGCCTGGGACATCTTTCCGAAATCGACGCTCTGTTTACCGATCGTCATCCAGGGCCGGTTTGGGCCGATGTGATCCGCGAAGCCGACGTTTCGGTCTATACAGCCAACTAGATCCGGCACGGGGCAGGGTGTTGTTTGCCCCGTTAGCTATAGACGTGGTCTTCGCGTTTGCCGGTTCGCATGGTGATCGGGCCCTGTGACGATCCGTTCAGCATCTGGGTCAGATGCGCATTATGTGCGTCATCGATATCTTTGGTTTTGCCCGCCCAATAGACTTTACCGTCATGCATCATCATCAGGTTCTGATAACGGGTGCGGGCGATATGCATGTCGTTGGTGATTGATATCACCGTGGTCCCGCGTTGTTCTGCAATCTTGCCAATCATGCGTTCGATATGGTTCGACAGAACCGGATCAAGCCCGGCGGTCGGATTGTCCAGCAACAGGATCGCCGGATCGGTGGAAATCGCCCGTGCGACACCAACGCGTTTTTGCATGCCGCCAGACAGATCACTTGGTGTCAGATCCGCACTTTCCGATGCCAGACCGACAAGACCCAATAGATCAAGGGCACGTTCCCGGGCCTCCTTGCGGCTAAGAGTGCCGGTTTCAATCTGTCGAAAGCAGATGTTTTCCCAAACCTTCAGACTGTCAAACAGGGCATTTTGTTGAAACAGCATGCCAATGCGTTCCGCCCATGCATCACGTTTCGGCGCATTGGTTTGACTGACATCATCGCCATCCAAAAGGATCTTGCCAGCATCGGCCCCGTAAATCCCAACCAGACATTTCATCAGGACACTTTTGCCTGCGGCAGACGGACCGATAATGGCCATGGTTTCGCCCTTGGGAAGATGCAAGCTGACATCATCAAGGGCAAGCTTGTCGCCAAACCGTTTGCTGAGATTTTCAACCGAGATAAAGGCCGGACGGGTCGCGGAGCTGGTTTCAGGCGTGGTCATTGGCAATCCGGATGATGAACGTGTTGGGCCGAGTTTCGGCAATTGCGCGGGTCTGGGCAAGGATCATTTTTACAAAAATGAAAACGGCCCCGCAAATGGGGGCCGTTTTGCAAAGATCGGATGTTTGATAGCCGATTAATGCGACAGGATCTGGCTGAGGAACAGCTTTGTACGATCGCTTTTCGGGTTATCAAAGAACTCCTTCGGACCAGCCATTTCGACGATCTGGCCTGCATCCATAAAGATCACACGGTCAGCAACCTCTTTGGCGAAGCCCATCTCGTGGGTCACGCAAAGCATGGTCATACCTTCCTTGGCGAGTTCGACCATCACGTCGAGAACTTCCTTGACCATTTCCGGGTCAAGCGCCGAGGTCGGTTCATCAAACAGCATGATTTTCGGCTGCATGCAGAGCGAACGGGCAATCGCCACACGCTGCTGCTGACCGCCGGAAAGTTGACCCGGGAATTTGTGGGCCTGCTCGGCAATTCGCACACGCTCAAGGTAATGCATGGCCAGTTCGTTGGCTTGCTTCTTGGGCATCTTGCGAACCCAGATCGGGGCAAGCGTAAGGTTTTCCAGCACGGTCATGTGCGGGAAAAGGTTGAAGTGCTGGAACACCATGCAGACTTCGCGGCGCACGGCTTCGATGTTTTTGACATCGTCGCCAAGCAAAATGCCGTCGACGTAAACTTCACCGCTTTGATAGGTTTCAAGGCGGTTCAGGGTGCGGATCAGCGTCGATTTACCTGAGCCGGACGGGCCGCAGATAACGATACGCTCACCTTTGCGAACAGACAGGTCAATATCCTGAAGAACATGGAAATTGCCATACCATTTGTTCATCTTGTTGACGGTGATGACATCCTCTTTGGACGGAGGAGGCACAGCGCCGGTAGTGGGTTCAGTTGCTACAGTCATTGTTTTTTCCTCGCTCCTTACCTTTGTTCGCCTTTGCGAAGCTCTTTTTCAAGATAGGCGGAATATTTCGCCATCGAGAAACAGATCAGGAAGAATATTGCCGCGGCGAAGGCATAACCTTCGACGTAATATTTGGTCCAGGCCGGGTCACTGCGCAGTGCCAGCTTCACCGTGCCAAGGAAGTCAAACAGGCCGATAATCACGACCAGTGTGGTGTCCTTGAACATGGAGATAAAGCTGTTGACGGTCGGCGGGATCACCAGACGCAGTGCCTGCGGCAAAATGATCAGACGCATCGACTGCCAATAAGACAGCGCAAGACTGTCACCAGCCTCAAACTGACCACGCGGAACGGCCTGCAGACCACCACGGAATACCTCGGCGAGGTAGGCGGCGGTAAACAGGATGATACCGATCTGCGCACGCAGCAGCTTGTCGATGGTAACCCCATCGGGCAGGAACAGCGGGAACATGACCGATGCCATGAACAGAACCGTAATCAGCGGCACACCACGAATGACTTCGATGTACACCACGGAAACGGTTTTGATGGCCGGCATGTGCGACTGACGACCAAGTGCCAGCAGCAGCCCGAACGGGAAGGCAAAGATCACACCGATCGAGGACAGGATCAGGGTCAGCGGCAAGCCACCCCAATAGCTGTTCTGGACATAGGTAAGGCCAAACACACCACCCCACATGAGGATGGCAATAATCGGCACACCAATGACCCACATCGGAATGATTGCCTTGCGCAGGCTCGGATACTTAACCGCACCCAGACTGCCGCAAATGATGCCCATCAGAAGGATCATGGCAAGAAGCGGCCGCCACTGTTCTTCAAACGGGTAGGTGCCAAACAGGATCAGTCGTAAATTGGCATTAACGAACCCCCAGCAGGCACCTGTCGCTTCCGCGCAGGCCTCAATTGATGGCGCCAACGTCGCATTGATGAGGGCCCACTCGACAATTGGCGGGATCAGCCAAACGAGGAATGCAATCGAACCAAGGGTCAGGAGGGTATTGAACCATCCATCAAACAGGTTCTTTTTCGACCATGCCACGGCACGCTCGGAAAAGGTGCCGGTCGGAAGAGGAGGTAATTTTGCGTTTTCTGACATGTTACCTCTCCACCAGTGCCATTTTCTTGTTGAACCAGTTCATAAAGAGCGAGGTCAACAAGGACAAACCAAGATAGATCGACATGAAGATCGAGATGGCCTCGATCGCCTGACCTGTCTGGTTCATGGTCGTGTTGGAAACAGAAACCAGATCCGGATAACCGACGGCAACAGCCAAAGAGCTGTTCTTGGTCAGGTTAAGATACTGGTTGGTCAGTGGCGGGATCGCGACACGCATGGATTGCGGCAGGATCACCTTGCGAAGCGCAATAGAACGGCGAATGCCCAAACTGTCGGCAGCTTCCCACTGGCCATTCGGAACAGCCTGAATACCGGAACGAACAACCTCGGCAACATAGGTCGAGGTGTAAACCGTAAGCCCGATCAGAACCGCCATGAATTCAGGTGAAATGTTGTAGCCGCCCTGAATGTTAAAGCCTTTGAGGGCCGGCATGCTCATGTCGGTCGGTGCGCCACCTGCCAGATAGGCAGCCAGAACGAGACCGACGAAAATACCGATCCCGGCAAGAAGCATCGGGAAGGGCTGACCTGTGGCGTCCTGGCGTTTCTTGGCCCATTTCTTGACGAAATAGATCACAACGCAGGCAATCACGGCCGCAATGGTCATAAGGGTATAGGCGTTATCAGGTTCCGGCACCGGCAAATACATACCGCGCGACGTCAGCAAAACACCGGGCAGAGGCTCCAGCGCGTCGCGTGGATGCGGGAAAGCGCTTGGAATAAGTGCGTACCAGAAGAACAGTTGCAACAGGACCGGAATGTTCCGGAACGTTTCAACATACACAGTCGCAAGTTTGCGAACGATCCAGTTCGAGGACAGGCGGGCAATGCCAAAGATTGTCCCGATAATCGTACACAAAATGATCCCAAGCAGTGACACCTTCACAGTGTTCAGAAGACCGACCATCAACGCCGTCGCATAGTCGCTTTGGGCGCTGTAGTCGATCATGGTTTCACTGATCTCGAAGGAAGCTTCAAGATCAAGGAACCCGTAACCGGTTGAGATGTTCTGTTGTTCAAGGTTGTACAAGGTGTTGGACACCAGGTACCAGCCCGCAAGAACGATCAGTCCAATTGCGACTACTTGATAAAGCACCGCACGGACGTTTTCGTCATTGAGATAATCAACGAGGCCCTTGGAACGAACATCCCCCGGGGCATTTTGAGGCTTACTCATATGACCCTCAGGTGTAGATTGTATCCAAAATCAGCAAGCACCTAACGAAAAGCTCCGCCCATGCGTTCAGGCAGTGGGGCGGAGCTTCGTAGGTTTAGGCAGTCGGTTTGCTAGCGATTAGCGAACCGGCCATGCATACTGCAGGCCACCATCGGTCCACAGAGCGTTCAGACCACGCTCAAGACCAAGCTTGGCGGTAACGTTTTTCTCATAGCTTTCGCCATAGTTACCGACCTGCTTGATGATGTTGTATGCCCAAGCTTCGTCAAGACCAAGAGCTTCACCCATGCCCGGCGAAACGCCCAGAAGACGCTGGATGCCCGGGTTGGTGCTGTTTGCTTTCATGTCGTCAACATTTTCCATGGTGACGCCATACTCTTCTGCTTCAACCATTGCAGCAAAAGCCCAGCGAACAACGTCCGACCACTGTTCGTCGCCCTGGGCGACAACCGGGCCGAGCGGCTCTTTGGAGATGATTTCCGGAAGGATCACATAGTCAGCCGGATTTTCTGCCATCTGGGTACGGATGGAAGCAAGACCCGAAGCATCGGTGGTGTAAACGTCGCAACGACCAGAGAAGAAGGCAGCGGTTGCTTCGTTGATGTTCTCGATAACGACCGGCTCGAAGGACATGCCTTTGGCGCGGAAGTAGTCAGCGAGGTTCAGCTCGGTCGTGGTGCCCGGCT from Thalassospira indica harbors:
- a CDS encoding amino acid ABC transporter substrate-binding protein yields the protein MKIQTILAAGAMTVAAVAAQNAQAGAVLDGIKAKGFVQCGVNTGLPGFSAANAEGKWEGIDVDVCRAAAAAVFGDANAVQYTPLTAAQRFTALQSGEIDILSRNTTATTTRDAKLGLTFVGINYYDGQGFLIPKALGVSSATELDGATVCVEPGTTTELNLADYFRAKGMSFEPVVIENINEATAAFFSGRCDVYTTDASGLASIRTQMAENPADYVILPEIISKEPLGPVVAQGDEQWSDVVRWAFAAMVEAEEYGVTMENVDDMKANSTNPGIQRLLGVSPGMGEALGLDEAWAYNIIKQVGNYGESYEKNVTAKLGLERGLNALWTDGGLQYAWPVR
- a CDS encoding amino acid ABC transporter permease; translation: MSENAKLPPLPTGTFSERAVAWSKKNLFDGWFNTLLTLGSIAFLVWLIPPIVEWALINATLAPSIEACAEATGACWGFVNANLRLILFGTYPFEEQWRPLLAMILLMGIICGSLGAVKYPSLRKAIIPMWVIGVPIIAILMWGGVFGLTYVQNSYWGGLPLTLILSSIGVIFAFPFGLLLALGRQSHMPAIKTVSVVYIEVIRGVPLITVLFMASVMFPLFLPDGVTIDKLLRAQIGIILFTAAYLAEVFRGGLQAVPRGQFEAGDSLALSYWQSMRLIILPQALRLVIPPTVNSFISMFKDTTLVVIIGLFDFLGTVKLALRSDPAWTKYYVEGYAFAAAIFFLICFSMAKYSAYLEKELRKGEQR
- a CDS encoding amino acid ABC transporter permease encodes the protein MSKPQNAPGDVRSKGLVDYLNDENVRAVLYQVVAIGLIVLAGWYLVSNTLYNLEQQNISTGYGFLDLEASFEISETMIDYSAQSDYATALMVGLLNTVKVSLLGIILCTIIGTIFGIARLSSNWIVRKLATVYVETFRNIPVLLQLFFWYALIPSAFPHPRDALEPLPGVLLTSRGMYLPVPEPDNAYTLMTIAAVIACVVIYFVKKWAKKRQDATGQPFPMLLAGIGIFVGLVLAAYLAGGAPTDMSMPALKGFNIQGGYNISPEFMAVLIGLTVYTSTYVAEVVRSGIQAVPNGQWEAADSLGIRRSIALRKVILPQSMRVAIPPLTNQYLNLTKNSSLAVAVGYPDLVSVSNTTMNQTGQAIEAISIFMSIYLGLSLLTSLFMNWFNKKMALVER
- a CDS encoding amino acid ABC transporter ATP-binding protein — protein: MTVATEPTTGAVPPPSKEDVITVNKMNKWYGNFHVLQDIDLSVRKGERIVICGPSGSGKSTLIRTLNRLETYQSGEVYVDGILLGDDVKNIEAVRREVCMVFQHFNLFPHMTVLENLTLAPIWVRKMPKKQANELAMHYLERVRIAEQAHKFPGQLSGGQQQRVAIARSLCMQPKIMLFDEPTSALDPEMVKEVLDVMVELAKEGMTMLCVTHEMGFAKEVADRVIFMDAGQIVEMAGPKEFFDNPKSDRTKLFLSQILSH
- a CDS encoding DeoR/GlpR family DNA-binding transcription regulator, whose amino-acid sequence is MGKLDRRRREILELVASNSFMTIDTLAEHFSVTPQTIRRDINEMAEEGLIARYHGGAASVSTTENTAYTDRQVLNLGSKREIAKLVAQHIPEGASLFINIGTTNEEVAHALLGHKSLKIITNNLHVAEICAANQGFEVIIAGGVVRQRDFGVIGEATIDFINQFKVDYAIVGISGVDEDGSLMDFDYREVRVARAIISNARQTFLCTDASKFGRRAMVRLGHLSEIDALFTDRHPGPVWADVIREADVSVYTAN
- a CDS encoding ABC transporter ATP-binding protein, whose amino-acid sequence is MTTPETSSATRPAFISVENLSKRFGDKLALDDVSLHLPKGETMAIIGPSAAGKSVLMKCLVGIYGADAGKILLDGDDVSQTNAPKRDAWAERIGMLFQQNALFDSLKVWENICFRQIETGTLSRKEARERALDLLGLVGLASESADLTPSDLSGGMQKRVGVARAISTDPAILLLDNPTAGLDPVLSNHIERMIGKIAEQRGTTVISITNDMHIARTRYQNLMMMHDGKVYWAGKTKDIDDAHNAHLTQMLNGSSQGPITMRTGKREDHVYS